The following proteins come from a genomic window of unidentified bacterial endosymbiont:
- a CDS encoding NADH:ubiquinone reductase (Na(+)-transporting) subunit B codes for MSLHHWLQRLAPHCAPGGRYQRWHPLYEAVATLLYTNGAVTQGTTHVRDALDLKRMMIWVWLAALPPALWGVYMTGQQSLQTLNHLYSDAALTQVISHHWRYHWVELLGASLRLPGAGVGSQLLLGLFHFLPLYITIFIVGIFWEVLFAMVRRHEVNEGFFVTSILFALIVPPTLPLWQAALGISFGVVIAKELFGGTGRNFLNPALAGRAFLFFSYPAQLSGDAVWIAADGYSGATALSQWASGGEAALLDPLTAQPLRWLDAFLGYMPGSIGETSTLIILLSGVVLLLARLASWRIVAGVMIGMCSFSVLFNWIGSDTNPLFAMPWYWHLVLGGYAFGIIFMATDPVSAAFTDCGRWWYGILIGAMTVLIRVVNPAYPEGIMLAILFANLFAPLLDYLVAQANIKRRQRRVQ; via the coding sequence ATGAGCCTCCACCATTGGTTACAGCGTCTAGCACCTCATTGCGCCCCCGGTGGTCGCTATCAGCGCTGGCACCCACTCTATGAAGCAGTCGCCACGCTGCTGTACACGAACGGAGCAGTCACGCAAGGGACCACTCATGTACGGGATGCTCTCGACTTAAAGCGAATGATGATCTGGGTCTGGTTGGCCGCACTACCGCCAGCGCTGTGGGGCGTTTACATGACCGGCCAACAGAGCCTTCAGACGCTGAATCATCTCTACAGTGATGCGGCATTGACTCAGGTGATTAGCCACCATTGGCGCTATCACTGGGTTGAGCTACTCGGCGCCTCTTTAAGACTCCCGGGGGCTGGCGTTGGCAGTCAGCTGCTACTGGGTCTCTTCCATTTTTTACCGCTCTATATCACTATCTTTATAGTCGGAATCTTTTGGGAAGTGCTGTTTGCCATGGTACGCCGGCATGAAGTGAATGAGGGTTTTTTTGTCACCTCAATCCTATTTGCATTGATTGTGCCGCCGACACTACCACTCTGGCAAGCAGCCCTGGGGATCAGTTTTGGGGTGGTCATTGCCAAAGAGCTCTTTGGGGGAACCGGCCGTAATTTCCTCAATCCAGCGCTCGCTGGCCGGGCTTTTCTATTTTTCTCCTATCCCGCCCAACTCTCTGGAGATGCCGTTTGGATCGCTGCTGATGGCTACTCTGGGGCTACCGCTCTGTCACAGTGGGCTAGTGGCGGAGAGGCTGCCCTGCTGGATCCTCTTACGGCACAACCTTTGCGCTGGCTGGATGCCTTTTTAGGCTATATGCCGGGGTCAATCGGTGAAACCTCCACACTGATTATCTTGCTAAGCGGTGTAGTACTCCTGCTGGCTCGACTAGCCTCCTGGCGTATTGTGGCTGGCGTGATGATTGGCATGTGCAGCTTCTCTGTGCTGTTTAACTGGATAGGTTCTGACACTAACCCCTTGTTTGCGATGCCTTGGTACTGGCATCTGGTACTGGGCGGCTATGCCTTTGGCATAATCTTTATGGCGACTGATCCGGTCTCTGCGGCCTTTACTGACTGTGGCAGGTGGTGGTACGGTATCTTGATTGGTGCCATGACCGTCTTGATTCGGGTGGTGAACCCAGCCTACCCAGAGGGGATCATGTTGGCCATCCTGTTTGCGAACCTGTTTGCCCCCCTATTGGATTATCTAGTAGCCCAAGCAAACATCAAGCGGAGGCAGCGACGTGTCCAATAA
- a CDS encoding Na(+)-translocating NADH-quinone reductase subunit C, which translates to MSNNPERTGKTLGVVLLLCLICSIVVAGTAVGLRERQRQQQQLDQQRTILQVAGLLSPEMSAEQIMEIFHQRLQPRLIDLASGEFMAEDARLLDDQMAARLPEHSTALAPEEDLAHIQRRANQQRIYLVRQPSGKIDSVILPLYGNGLWAMMYAFIAIQADGSTVQGLSYYQHGETPGLGGEVDNLQWRQQWMGKQLFNAQGQLAIQLKKGGNHRADPHAIDALSGATLTTKGVQGTLNFWLGPLGYGPFLAKIRGGLFNHG; encoded by the coding sequence GTGTCCAATAACCCTGAGCGTACCGGTAAAACACTAGGCGTAGTGCTGCTGTTATGTTTGATCTGCTCTATCGTCGTCGCAGGGACCGCCGTAGGGCTACGAGAACGTCAGCGACAACAACAACAGCTGGATCAACAACGGACGATTTTACAAGTCGCCGGACTACTCTCTCCCGAAATGAGCGCCGAGCAGATCATGGAGATCTTCCATCAACGGCTACAACCTCGCTTAATCGATCTGGCCTCTGGAGAATTTATGGCAGAGGATGCGAGGCTATTGGATGACCAAATGGCCGCCCGCCTCCCTGAACATAGCACTGCTTTGGCCCCAGAAGAAGATCTCGCCCACATTCAACGACGTGCTAATCAACAGCGGATCTATCTGGTACGACAGCCTTCTGGGAAGATCGATTCGGTGATATTACCACTCTATGGCAACGGTTTATGGGCCATGATGTACGCTTTTATCGCCATCCAAGCGGATGGATCTACGGTACAGGGACTCAGTTATTACCAGCATGGCGAGACGCCAGGGTTAGGCGGTGAGGTCGATAATCTGCAGTGGCGCCAACAGTGGATGGGTAAACAGCTGTTTAATGCTCAAGGCCAACTGGCCATCCAACTCAAAAAAGGCGGTAACCATAGAGCTGATCCCCATGCTATCGATGCGTTATCTGGTGCCACCCTCACCACCAAAGGAGTGCAGGGTACACTGAACTTTTGGTTAGGACCCCTGGGTTATGGTCCATTTCTGGCTAAAATCCGGGGAGGACTGTTCAATCATGGCTAA